The Xiphophorus hellerii strain 12219 chromosome 22, Xiphophorus_hellerii-4.1, whole genome shotgun sequence genome has a window encoding:
- the prr18 gene encoding proline-rich protein 18: MPFPPISLQQRISSPGRELFGKKKANADHSQAVQTGKSGSEKGKQPSSWASANLRNLGRRSQPEKNKSQAQKPSSGQETQGKSSWLSVPKPQDPSLGIRRSSSMDSARHLSGKEETKKEIQFSLSLTPEAILVIKKRNLEKQMMAKQQKCCASADFRHRRVFPSKKAHGASKCCAPGGKTDSAEQQDITAIVKISLLNDQYKYDDVEYEDEDGDVDETVVRKCKEWLKGVENAAALVKADKLSALPHLKGC, from the coding sequence ATGCCTTTTCCGCCAATCAGCCTCCAACAGCGGATCTCCTCTCCTGGCAGGGAACTATTTGGGAAAAAGAAGGCCAACGCAGACCACTCTCAGGCTGTACAAACCGGCAAATCTGGATCCGAAAAGGGAAAACAGCCCAGTTCCTGGGCATCAGCAAACCTGCGGAATCTGGGGCGAAGATCGCAGCCGGAGAAGAATAAAAGCCAAGCTCAGAAGCCCAGTTCGGGGCAAGAGACTCAGGGAAAGTCCTCCTGGCTGTCGGTGCCCAAACCGCAGGATCCATCCTTGGGAATAAGGCGCTCCAGCTCAATGGACTCCGCCAGACATCTCAGTGggaaagaggaaacaaagaagGAGATCCAGTTCTCGCTCAGCCTCACTCCCGAAGCCATTCTAGTTATTAAAAAGCGGAACCTGGAGAAGCAGATGATGGCCAAGCAGCAGAAGTGCTGCGCCTCCGCGGACTTTCGGCACCGGCGAGTTTTTCCGTCCAAAAAGGCGCACGGAGCGTCCAAGTGCTGCGCTCCGGGCGGCAAGACGGACAGCGCGGAACAGCAGGACATTACCGCCATTGTTAAAATATCTCTGCTGAACGATCAATACAAGTACGATGATGTGGAGTACGAGGATGAGGACGGGGATGTGGATGAGACCGTTGTGAGGAAATGCAAAGAGTGGCTGAAAGGAGTGGAAAACGCAGCTGCTTTGGTGAAAGCAGACAAAC
- the sft2d1 gene encoding vesicle transport protein SFT2A, with protein MDKLRRVLSGREDNEELGLTAQVLDASSLSFSTRVKWFVICFAGGILFSILGSALLFLPGAGIKLFAVFYTLGNIAALSSTCFLMGPLKQLKKMFEPTRLIATIVMLLCLVLTLCAAFWWHKNVLAILFCILQFLAMTWYSISYIPFARDAVIKCFTTCLN; from the exons ATGGATAAGCTTCGACGTGTGTTGAGCGGCCGGGAGGATAACGAAGAACTCGGGCTAACTGCACAG GTTCTTGATGCCAGCTCCCTCAGCTTCAGCACCAGGGTGAAATGGTTTGTCATATGCTTTGCTGGAGGCATCCTGTTCTCCATACTC ggcTCGGCACTGCTCTTCCTTCCTGGTGCCGGCATCAAGCTTTTTGCTGTCTTCTACACACTTGGAAATATTGCAGCTTTGTCCAG cacctGTTTTTTGATGGGACcattaaaacaactgaagaagATGTTTGAACCAACAAGACTCATAGCAACCATTGTTATGCTG CTCTGCCTTGTCTTAACACTTTGTGCAGCGTTTTGG tgGCACAAAAATGTACTGGCAATCCTCTTCTGTATTCTGCAGTTTTTGGCAATGACCTG gtaTAGCATCTCTTACATTCCTTTCGCCAG AGATGCAGTGATCAAGTGCTTCACTACCTGCCTGAATTAA
- the lhcgr gene encoding lutropin-choriogonadotropic hormone receptor: MRTPLPVFLLLLVSFFYECTSFSCPRICRCSSETIRCKLTAETGKDQRNKRLFLYHLSFKTISSHSFEDLRGVQRIAIAQSVTLETIEALAFSNLLNLSEISIQNARSLMHIDRRAFNNLPNLRLLSILNTGITLFPDVTSITSFKSDFILEICDNIHLLEVPPNAFTGMTEGYATLNLYNNGIRGIHNHAFNGTKIDKLVLKNNRNLEMIHKDAFQGATGPEVLDVSATALTRLPAHGLESVLVLFAQSAYDLKRLPHLKGMGSLREAHLTYNSHCCALLSWNPHRDFSANAPWDNFSTSCKEGNPSARFQRVIGGTGDTPPLGGWSFYSESDLQDTTFQDVDDLYSQRVDFCRSIICTPEEDAFNPCEDLAGFSFLRVAIWFINILAITGNLMVLLVFFTSRNKLTVPRFLMCHLAFADLCIGVYLLVIATVDLRTRGHYSQHAIEWQTGPGCNAAGFLSVFGGELSVYTLSTITLERWHTITNALHVKRHLVLTKAAAIMAAGWFLCLGMGMLPLVGISSYTKVSMCLPMDIETPLAQTFIIIILLLNVGAFTVVCVCYVLIYLAVKNPEVPERSADTRIAKRMAVLIFTDFLCMAPISFFAISAAFKFPLITVTNSKILLVLFFPINSCANPFLYAIFTKAFRKDAYQLMNAIGCRKSKAKIYHLKACCSENAINSNLRSNNKEAQTGVNMAPISHQDLQPKDEQEIT, encoded by the exons ATGCGGACGCCTCTCCCAGTATTCTTGCTCTTGTTAGTCTCGTTCTTTTATGAATGCACAAGTTTCAGTTGCCCGAGGATCTGCCGATGTTCCTCCGAGACGATAAGATGCAAGCTTACAGCAGAAACGGGAAAGGACCAGCGGAACAAAAGACT GTTTCTTTATCACCTTTCTTTTAAAACTATATCAAGCCATTCTTTTGAGGATTTGAGAGGAGTTCAGAGGAT TGCGATTGCTCAAAGTGTAACCCTGGAAACCATTGAAGCGTTAGCATTTAGCAATCTTCTCAACCTTTCTGAGAT ttcaattcaaaatgcAAGAAGTCTGATGCACATTGACAGAAGAGCCTTCAACAACCTACCAAATCTTCGCCTCTT GAGCATCTTAAACACTGGAATAACCCTCTTCCCTGATGTTACATCAATCACTTCTTTCAAATCAGACTTTATTCT GGAAATATGCGACAACATTCATCTGCTTGAAGTGCCTCCAAACGCTTTCACTGGAATGACTGAGGGTTATGCTACATT GAATCTCTACAACAATGGTATCAGAGGAATACACAATCATGCCTTCAATGGGACAAAGATAGATAAGCT GGTGCTGAAGAATAATCGAAACCTTGAAATGATCCACAAAGATGCTTTCCAAGGAGCCACTGGTCCGGAGGTCTT GGATGTTTCTGCAACAGCACTCACAAGGTTACCTGCTCACGGACTGGAGTCGGTTCTGGTGTTGTTCGCTCAGTCAGCGTACGATTTGAAAAGGTTGCCTCATCTGAAGGGAATGGGCAGCCTCCGAGAGGCCCATCTCACCTACAATAGCCACTGTTGTGCCCTTCTGAGCTGGAACCCTCACAG GGACTTCTCAGCTAACGCTCCATGGGATAATTTTTCTACATCATGTAAAGAAGGGAATCCATCAGCAAG ATTTCAGAGGGTTATCGGAGGCACAGGCGACACACCTCCGCTTGGGGGCTGGTCGTTTTATTCGGAATCTGACCTGCAAGACACCACCTTCCAAGATGTGGATGACCTCTATTCTCAGCGGGTGGACTTCTGCCGCTCAATCATTTGCACGCCTGAAGAGGACGCCTTCAATCCCTGCGAGGACCTTGCTGGGTTCAGTTTTCTCAGAGTTGCTATTTGGTTCATCAACATACTCGCTATCACAGGCAACCTGATGGTGCTGCTGGTTTTCTTTACCAGCCGAAATAAGCTAACCGTGCCTCGCTTCCTCATGTGCCACCTGGCCTTTGCTGATCTCTGCATCGGTGTCTATCTTCTGGTGATTGCTACGGTAGACCTGAGGACTCGTGGTCATTACAGTCAACACGCCATCGAGTGGCAAACGGGGCCTGGCTGTAACGCTGCAGGCTTCCTGTCTGTGTTTGGCGGCGAGCTGTCGGTCTACACGCTGTCCACCATCACCTTGGAGCGCTGGCACACCATCACCAACGCTCTGCATGTAAAGCGCCATCTGGTCCTGACAAAGGCTGCAGCTATAATGGCAGCGGGTTGGTTTCTGTGTCTGGGGATGGGGATGCTGCCCCTGGTTGGCATCAGCAGCTACACCAAAGTCAGCATGTGCTTACCCATGGACATAGAGACCCCTCTAGCGCAGactttcatcatcatcatcctgctCCTCAATGTGGGGGCCTTCACTGTCGTGTGCGTTTGCTATGTGCTTATTTACTTGGCTGTGAAGAACCCAGAGGTCCCTGAAAGAAGCGCGGACACCAGGATAGCAAAACGAATGGCTGTGCTCATCTTCACCGACTTCCTCTGCATGGCGCCCATCTCCTTCTTTGCTATTTCTGCCGCCTTTAAGTTTCCTCTCATTACCGTCACCAACTCCAAGATTCTGTTGGTCCTCTTCTTCCCCATCAACTCGTGCGCCAACCCCTTCCTGTATGCTATTTTCACCAAGGCCTTCAGAAAGGACGCCTATCAGCTCATGAACGCAATTGGATGCCGTAAAAGCAAGGCCAAAATTTATCATTTGAAGGCCTGCTGCTCCGAAAATGCAATAAATAGCAATTTGAGATCCAACAATAAAGAAGCGCAGACTGGAGTGAACATGGCTCCCATATCACATCAGGATCTGCAACCTAAGGATGAGCAGGAGATAACCTGA